The proteins below come from a single Azospirillum thiophilum genomic window:
- a CDS encoding YciI family protein: MLFMFHCVDKAGAADIRAANRTEHLAYLEATADRIFAAGPLLSDDQSGMVGSLLIVDCADAAAAQEFAGNDPYAKAGLFDSVTIRPWRRVYPKA, encoded by the coding sequence ATGCTGTTCATGTTCCATTGCGTCGACAAGGCCGGTGCCGCCGACATCCGCGCAGCCAACCGCACCGAGCATCTGGCCTATCTGGAGGCCACCGCCGACCGCATCTTCGCCGCCGGCCCGCTGCTGTCCGACGACCAGAGCGGCATGGTCGGCAGCCTGCTGATCGTAGACTGCGCCGATGCCGCCGCAGCCCAGGAGTTCGCCGGCAACGATCCCTACGCCAAGGCCGGCCTGTTCGACAGCGTGACGATCCGGCCCTGGCGCCGCGTCTATCCCAAGGCCTGA
- a CDS encoding EVE domain-containing protein, producing the protein MAYWLLKSEPFKYSWDRMVADGRTHWDGVRNHQASNNLKAMAVGDRAFFYHSNEGLEIVGIVEIVRTYYPDPSDESGRFGMVDVAPVTAVKTPVTLKQIKADPLLETMALVRQSRLSVCPVAEAEWARVCDLAGVAVPA; encoded by the coding sequence ATGGCATACTGGCTGCTGAAGTCCGAGCCGTTCAAATATTCCTGGGACCGCATGGTCGCCGACGGCCGGACCCACTGGGACGGGGTGCGCAACCACCAGGCGTCCAACAATCTGAAGGCGATGGCGGTGGGCGACCGCGCCTTCTTCTACCACTCCAACGAGGGGCTGGAGATCGTCGGCATCGTCGAGATCGTCCGCACCTACTATCCCGATCCCAGCGACGAGTCCGGCCGTTTCGGCATGGTCGACGTGGCGCCGGTGACGGCGGTGAAGACGCCGGTCACGCTGAAGCAGATCAAGGCCGATCCGCTGTTGGAAACCATGGCCTTGGTCCGCCAGTCGCGCCTGTCCGTCTGTCCGGTCGCCGAGGCGGAATGGGCGCGGGTGTGCGATCTGGCGGGAGTGGCCGTCCCGGCGTGA
- a CDS encoding 3'-5' exonuclease, translating into MTVSSGRAALSAAPFGHAVAIDFETANETRTSACSIGVAWIEDGRVTATEEHLIRPRELRFNSFNSVIHGIREADVVDAPEFPEVWAALRDRVQGRLILAHNAAFDISVLRHTLTDYGLDWPDCDYLCTVMLARRAWPALVAHKLNHLADFLGIALDHHHAGSDAEACGRIALAATREMGLAGLAEIPGTGISFGRIAPGGYTPCKGGKAPRRPRVAGAV; encoded by the coding sequence ATGACCGTTTCTTCCGGCCGTGCAGCCCTCTCCGCCGCCCCCTTCGGCCACGCAGTCGCCATCGATTTCGAGACCGCGAACGAGACCCGCACCAGCGCCTGCTCCATCGGCGTCGCCTGGATCGAGGACGGCCGCGTGACCGCGACGGAAGAGCATCTGATCCGCCCGCGCGAGCTGCGCTTCAATTCCTTCAACAGTGTCATCCACGGCATCCGCGAGGCCGACGTCGTCGACGCTCCCGAATTCCCGGAGGTGTGGGCGGCCTTGCGCGACCGGGTGCAGGGGCGGCTGATCCTGGCCCACAACGCCGCCTTCGATATCAGCGTGCTGCGCCATACCTTGACCGACTACGGCCTGGACTGGCCGGATTGCGACTATCTGTGCACCGTCATGCTGGCCCGGCGCGCCTGGCCGGCGCTGGTCGCGCACAAGCTGAACCATCTGGCCGATTTCCTGGGCATCGCGCTCGACCACCACCATGCCGGCAGCGATGCCGAGGCCTGCGGCCGCATCGCGCTGGCCGCCACGCGCGAGATGGGGCTGGCGGGGTTGGCGGAGATCCCCGGCACCGGCATCAGCTTCGGCCGCATCGCCCCCGGCGGCTACACCCCCTGCAAGGGCGGCAAGGCGCCGCGCCGGCCGCGGGTGGCGGGAGCGGTCTGA
- a CDS encoding NUDIX domain-containing protein, translating into MPIETGESAGNPWTVLTSTTRYENAWMEVIEHKVLTPKGVPGIYGVVHPRSIATGVVPIHEDGSVTLVGQYRFPLQQYSWEIPEGGGRKGVEPQESAARELREETGLTARRWMPLMTLHLSNCLTDEVAHTFVAWDLEQGLSAPDETEVLAVRRVPFAEVIDMVMAGAITDAMAVASLLKLRVLAAEEALPDDLARRLRV; encoded by the coding sequence GTGCCGATCGAAACCGGTGAGTCCGCCGGCAATCCCTGGACCGTGCTGACCAGCACGACCAGGTACGAGAATGCCTGGATGGAGGTGATCGAACACAAGGTTCTGACCCCGAAGGGCGTCCCCGGCATCTACGGCGTCGTCCACCCCCGCAGCATCGCCACCGGCGTGGTCCCCATCCACGAGGACGGGTCGGTGACGCTGGTAGGCCAGTACCGCTTCCCGCTGCAGCAATACAGCTGGGAAATTCCGGAAGGCGGCGGGCGCAAGGGCGTGGAGCCGCAGGAATCCGCCGCGCGCGAACTGCGCGAGGAAACCGGCCTGACGGCGCGGCGCTGGATGCCGCTGATGACCCTGCACCTGTCCAATTGCCTCACCGACGAGGTTGCCCATACCTTCGTCGCCTGGGACCTGGAACAGGGCCTGTCCGCCCCCGACGAGACCGAGGTGCTGGCGGTCCGCCGCGTGCCCTTCGCGGAAGTCATCGACATGGTGATGGCCGGCGCGATCACCGACGCCATGGCGGTCGCCAGCCTGCTGAAGCTGCGGGTGCTGGCGGCGGAAGAGGCGCTGCCCGACGACCTCGCCCGCCGGCTCCGCGTCTGA
- a CDS encoding PAS domain-containing protein has protein sequence MTLLARLFILVLLAVLPAIGIQVYSVLEQRSEREADVTSQAERLLHQVESEHARIIDSARLMVTAVTEAHFLRRGEVERCQTYLERLSVRSSNYRSMSVTDTEGRILCSADPSRIGASLSAQPHFRRAMAQNRFAVGEWTITHSGGGGELPVAIPYTNMEGKRTGVVALSLDVSWLTATFASRPMPENATLTVADRSGTILVKLPGGPGRAGERLPDNYLPLLSTRDAGAKTMPGLDGVSRILAYSPPSAGIRDLFISVGVDRGAAMGAVDRATRDGLLMTLSGFLVAAAAAWIGGTLFIRRPVDALVRAARDWSDGKTASRVKLSDRSSEIGQLGHAFDAMADRLEAREAALRRSECHIRAVLDALPAYVGVLTPDGAVAQVNRAAADAAGLPAARIVGRPFDEICWLSFDEAGRERLRNALALGAGGRASRFDSGLRMADGREMTVDVNLTPMVDADGHVTHLIATGIDITERKRTEEALRIAEERVRTGLRNSGVVVFNQDRDLRYSWAHSEWLGVAPAALIGRTDTDLSDRREDAESLMALKRRVLESGVGAREEVRIRCKGEDRFFDLTVDPLRDPAGRVEGVTCAAVEVTDRKRSEAELHRAREEADRANEGKSKFLAAASHDLRQPVQSLYLFTAALGDRMQGHAALPMLDNIRQGLDTLKGLLDSLLDMSRLESGKIAVAPVEVRLNQMLGRLVAEYGPRAAQKGLELRAVPTRAWVRTDPAHLERILRNLMENALRYTASGKVLLGCRRTPSGMRVEVWDTGAGIPADRLEDIFEEFTQLGERSERGLGLGLAIVERLSRLLGHAVTVRSWEGKGSVFAVEMPRVILGASRSGSGRGTAAAAATLALRSAAANSAAANDRGRAIDTFASAFGNAMGGKSMGGKAGVTMAGSNGASGSGAETDKGMVLVIDDEAIILLGLKAILEGWGYDVLTAKSGDQALERLRADGRRPRIVLADYQLQQGRTGPDAVAAVRTLMGETVPGIILTGDTNPERQEEAERRGFRLLHKPVFPNDLRRMMASAGAA, from the coding sequence ATGACCCTACTGGCACGCCTCTTCATCCTGGTCCTGCTCGCGGTGCTGCCGGCGATCGGCATCCAGGTCTACAGCGTGCTCGAGCAGCGGTCGGAGCGTGAGGCGGACGTGACCAGCCAGGCGGAGCGGCTGCTGCACCAAGTGGAAAGCGAGCATGCCCGCATCATCGACAGCGCCCGGCTGATGGTCACCGCGGTGACCGAGGCGCATTTCCTGCGCCGCGGCGAGGTCGAGCGCTGCCAGACCTATCTCGAACGGCTGTCCGTCCGCTCCAGCAACTACCGCAGCATGTCGGTCACCGATACCGAAGGGCGGATCCTGTGCAGCGCCGACCCGTCGCGCATCGGCGCCTCGCTGTCCGCCCAGCCCCATTTCCGCCGGGCGATGGCGCAGAACCGCTTCGCCGTCGGCGAATGGACGATCACCCATTCCGGCGGCGGCGGCGAACTGCCGGTCGCCATCCCCTACACCAACATGGAGGGGAAGCGGACCGGCGTCGTCGCGCTGTCGCTGGACGTGTCCTGGCTCACCGCCACCTTCGCATCCCGCCCGATGCCGGAGAATGCGACCCTGACCGTCGCCGACCGCTCCGGCACCATCCTGGTCAAGCTGCCGGGCGGGCCGGGCCGGGCCGGCGAACGGCTGCCGGACAATTATCTCCCCCTGCTGTCGACGAGGGATGCGGGGGCGAAGACGATGCCCGGCCTGGACGGCGTGTCGCGCATCCTGGCCTATTCGCCGCCGTCGGCCGGCATCCGCGACCTGTTCATCAGCGTCGGTGTCGACCGCGGCGCCGCCATGGGCGCGGTCGACCGCGCCACCCGCGACGGGCTGCTGATGACGCTGTCGGGATTCCTGGTCGCCGCCGCCGCCGCCTGGATCGGCGGCACCCTGTTCATCCGCCGCCCGGTCGACGCGCTGGTCCGCGCCGCCCGCGACTGGAGCGACGGCAAGACCGCCAGCCGGGTCAAGCTGTCCGACCGCTCGTCGGAGATCGGCCAGCTCGGCCACGCCTTCGACGCGATGGCCGACCGGCTGGAAGCGCGCGAGGCGGCGCTGCGCCGGTCCGAATGCCACATCCGCGCCGTGCTGGACGCGCTGCCGGCCTATGTTGGCGTGCTGACCCCGGACGGGGCGGTGGCCCAGGTCAACCGCGCCGCGGCCGACGCCGCCGGCCTGCCGGCCGCCCGCATCGTCGGCCGTCCCTTCGACGAGATCTGCTGGCTGTCCTTCGACGAGGCCGGGCGTGAACGGCTGCGCAACGCGCTGGCGCTCGGAGCAGGCGGGCGGGCCTCGCGGTTCGACTCCGGCCTCCGCATGGCGGACGGGCGCGAGATGACGGTGGACGTCAACCTGACGCCGATGGTCGATGCCGACGGCCATGTCACCCACCTGATCGCGACCGGCATCGACATCACCGAGCGCAAGCGCACCGAAGAGGCCCTGCGCATCGCCGAGGAGCGTGTGCGGACCGGGCTGCGCAACTCCGGCGTCGTGGTGTTCAACCAGGACCGCGACCTGCGCTACAGCTGGGCCCATTCCGAATGGCTGGGCGTGGCGCCGGCGGCGCTGATCGGCCGGACCGACACCGACCTGTCCGACCGGCGCGAGGACGCCGAAAGCCTGATGGCGCTGAAGCGCCGGGTGCTGGAAAGCGGTGTCGGCGCGCGGGAGGAGGTGCGGATCCGCTGCAAGGGCGAGGACCGCTTCTTCGACCTGACGGTCGACCCGCTGCGCGACCCGGCGGGCCGGGTGGAAGGCGTCACCTGTGCCGCGGTCGAGGTCACCGACCGCAAGCGGTCCGAGGCCGAGCTGCACCGTGCGCGCGAGGAGGCCGACCGCGCCAACGAAGGCAAGTCCAAGTTCCTGGCCGCGGCCAGCCACGACCTGCGCCAGCCGGTCCAGTCGCTCTACCTCTTCACCGCGGCGCTGGGCGACCGCATGCAGGGCCATGCCGCCCTGCCGATGCTGGACAACATCCGCCAGGGGCTGGACACGCTGAAGGGGTTGCTGGACAGCCTGCTCGACATGTCGCGGCTGGAATCCGGCAAGATCGCCGTCGCCCCCGTCGAGGTCAGGCTGAACCAGATGCTCGGCCGGCTGGTCGCCGAATACGGTCCGCGCGCCGCCCAGAAGGGGCTGGAGCTGCGCGCCGTGCCGACCCGTGCCTGGGTGCGCACCGACCCGGCCCATCTGGAGCGCATCCTGCGCAATCTGATGGAGAACGCGCTGCGCTACACCGCCAGCGGCAAGGTGCTGCTGGGCTGCCGCCGCACGCCGTCGGGCATGCGGGTGGAGGTGTGGGACACTGGCGCCGGCATCCCCGCCGACCGGCTGGAAGACATCTTCGAGGAGTTCACCCAGCTGGGCGAACGCAGCGAGCGCGGCCTCGGCCTCGGGCTGGCGATCGTCGAGCGGCTGTCGCGGCTGCTCGGCCATGCGGTGACGGTGCGGTCGTGGGAAGGCAAGGGCTCGGTCTTCGCGGTGGAGATGCCGCGGGTGATCCTGGGCGCTTCCCGCTCCGGTTCCGGCAGGGGCACGGCGGCAGCCGCGGCGACGCTGGCCCTCCGTTCCGCCGCCGCCAACAGTGCCGCCGCCAATGACCGCGGCCGAGCCATCGACACCTTCGCCAGCGCTTTCGGCAATGCGATGGGCGGCAAGTCGATGGGCGGCAAGGCGGGCGTCACCATGGCGGGAAGCAACGGGGCGTCCGGCTCCGGCGCTGAAACCGACAAGGGCATGGTGCTGGTGATCGACGACGAGGCGATCATCCTGCTCGGCCTGAAGGCGATCCTGGAAGGCTGGGGCTACGACGTGCTGACAGCCAAATCGGGCGACCAGGCCCTGGAGCGGCTGCGCGCCGACGGCCGCCGCCCGCGGATCGTGCTTGCCGACTACCAGCTCCAGCAGGGGCGCACCGGTCCCGACGCGGTTGCCGCCGTCCGGACCCTGATGGGCGAGACCGTTCCCGGCATCATCCTGACCGGCGACACCAACCCCGAACGTCAGGAAGAGGCGGAACGCCGCGGCTTCCGCCTCCTGCACAAGCCGGTCTTCCCCAACGACCTGCGCCGCATGATGGCCAGTGCCGGCGCGGCGTGA